From one Paenibacillus terrae HPL-003 genomic stretch:
- a CDS encoding ABC transporter substrate-binding protein, producing the protein MSKKYVKNKVWTVLLVLALGAVLALSGCGGSNEGAKPEAGKTPGGAGEGAQDTLIYGRGGDSVALDPAIVTESESLKIGMQVFDTLLEYKESTTEIQPGLAESWEVSPDGLVYTFKLRQGVKFHDGSDFNAEAVVFNFNRWFDPKSPYKFDGDSFDYYDSMFGPEGSRVIKEVKAVDANTVQFTLTKPQAPFLQNIAMPSFSIASPKAIQEKKADFKSNPVGTGPFVFKEWKRNDTITLEKNPNYWKEGQPKLSKVIVRSIPDNTARFNALQNGEIDLMEDLNPDDAKQLEGNNELQKMERPSFNVAYIGFNLKKKVFNNPKVRQALNHAVNKQAIIDALFAGEAKPAVNPMPPTLWGYNDSIQDYTYDLDKAKSLLAEAGYPNGLTEPLTFYAMPVSRPYMPDGKKVAEAIQADFEKIGVKVNIQSPEWATYLDDVKTGQKDDLYMLGWNGDNGDPDNFLYTLLDKDTIPGNNRSFYVNEELHKILVKAQVEVDQDKRAEMYKQAQVIIKQDAPWIPLVHSTPLMAAKVNLKGFVPSPAGIESYGNVYFE; encoded by the coding sequence ATGAGCAAAAAGTACGTAAAGAACAAAGTTTGGACCGTCCTACTGGTGCTTGCATTGGGGGCTGTTCTGGCACTTTCCGGCTGTGGAGGTTCCAATGAAGGCGCAAAACCGGAGGCAGGAAAAACGCCAGGAGGCGCAGGAGAGGGCGCGCAGGATACATTAATTTATGGGCGCGGTGGCGATTCCGTGGCGCTGGACCCTGCGATTGTGACCGAAAGTGAATCGCTAAAAATTGGAATGCAGGTGTTCGATACCTTGCTGGAATACAAGGAAAGTACAACGGAGATTCAGCCGGGGCTTGCAGAGAGTTGGGAAGTATCACCCGACGGACTAGTTTATACGTTTAAGCTGCGTCAAGGTGTAAAATTCCATGATGGAAGTGACTTTAATGCAGAAGCGGTTGTATTTAACTTTAACCGTTGGTTTGATCCGAAAAGCCCATATAAATTTGACGGAGACTCGTTCGATTATTATGACTCCATGTTCGGTCCAGAAGGGAGTCGGGTGATCAAGGAGGTCAAAGCGGTAGATGCGAACACGGTCCAGTTTACACTGACCAAGCCGCAGGCACCTTTTTTACAAAATATCGCTATGCCATCCTTTAGTATCGCAAGCCCTAAGGCTATTCAGGAGAAAAAGGCTGATTTCAAGAGCAATCCGGTCGGTACGGGACCATTTGTATTTAAGGAATGGAAACGGAATGACACTATCACGCTGGAGAAAAATCCAAACTATTGGAAAGAGGGGCAGCCGAAGCTGTCCAAGGTTATTGTTCGTTCCATACCCGACAATACCGCGAGATTTAATGCTCTGCAAAACGGAGAGATTGATCTGATGGAGGATCTGAACCCGGACGATGCGAAGCAACTGGAAGGCAATAATGAGCTGCAAAAAATGGAGCGCCCATCCTTTAATGTGGCGTATATCGGATTTAATTTGAAGAAAAAGGTATTCAATAATCCCAAGGTACGGCAGGCGCTTAATCATGCAGTGAACAAACAGGCTATTATTGATGCATTGTTTGCGGGAGAGGCAAAGCCTGCGGTCAATCCGATGCCGCCTACATTATGGGGATATAACGATAGCATTCAGGATTATACCTACGATCTGGATAAGGCTAAATCCTTGCTGGCGGAAGCAGGCTATCCTAACGGGCTTACCGAGCCGTTAACTTTTTACGCGATGCCTGTATCTCGTCCGTATATGCCTGACGGTAAAAAGGTAGCGGAGGCCATTCAAGCTGATTTTGAAAAAATAGGTGTTAAAGTGAACATCCAATCGCCGGAATGGGCCACTTATCTGGATGATGTCAAGACGGGCCAGAAAGATGATTTGTATATGCTGGGATGGAACGGAGATAATGGCGATCCGGACAACTTCCTTTACACCCTGCTGGACAAGGATACGATTCCGGGTAATAACCGTAGCTTCTATGTCAATGAGGAGCTGCACAAAATATTGGTGAAGGCGCAGGTTGAGGTCGATCAGGACAAGCGTGCGGAAATGTACAAACAAGCACAAGTGATTATTAAACAGGATGCGCCGTGGATTCCACTGGTTCACAGCACACCGCTGATGGCAGCTAAAGTGAACCTCAAGGGCTTTGTGCCTTCTCCAGCAGGTATTGAATCGTATGGTAATGTTTATTTTGAATAA
- a CDS encoding ABC transporter permease produces the protein MNSYIVKRLAVLIPVLLGMTLIVFSIIHAIPGDPAETILGDKATEQSKQALREQLGLGKPWLQQYGTYLSELAHGDLGDSIRTRQPIAREMLPYLAATLELTVASMFFAIVVGMNAGIVSAWKRNSWFDYVSMVIALVGVSMPIFWLGLMEQWIFANKLHWLPSIGRMNSRDPVEAVTHLAVIDAMIGGRMEQVWAVIKHLILPSIALGTIPMAVIARITRSSMLEVMDSDYIRTARAKGLASFQVVYKHALKNAAIPVLTVIGLQTGSLLGGAVLTETIFAWPGIGRYIFEAISSRDYPVIQSGILIIAFLFVIINLIVDLLYAVLDRRIRYQ, from the coding sequence ATGAACTCATACATTGTAAAAAGACTGGCGGTATTGATTCCGGTATTGCTGGGCATGACGCTCATCGTTTTTTCGATAATTCATGCTATTCCGGGTGATCCGGCGGAAACGATACTGGGAGACAAGGCCACAGAGCAGTCCAAACAGGCACTACGTGAGCAGTTGGGACTGGGAAAGCCGTGGTTGCAGCAATATGGAACCTATCTGAGTGAATTGGCACATGGCGATTTGGGTGATTCGATCCGTACCAGACAGCCGATTGCCCGGGAAATGCTGCCTTACTTGGCGGCTACACTGGAATTGACGGTGGCGAGCATGTTTTTTGCCATTGTGGTTGGAATGAACGCGGGTATCGTGAGCGCCTGGAAGCGAAACTCCTGGTTCGACTATGTCAGCATGGTCATTGCCCTTGTCGGGGTGTCGATGCCGATTTTCTGGCTGGGCTTGATGGAGCAGTGGATTTTTGCCAATAAGCTGCATTGGCTTCCTTCCATTGGACGCATGAATTCCCGTGATCCGGTGGAGGCGGTGACACATTTGGCGGTTATTGATGCAATGATTGGTGGACGTATGGAGCAGGTATGGGCGGTCATCAAGCATTTGATTTTGCCCAGCATCGCACTGGGAACCATTCCCATGGCGGTCATTGCACGCATTACTCGTTCCAGTATGCTGGAGGTTATGGATTCGGATTATATCCGCACAGCCCGGGCGAAGGGACTGGCATCTTTTCAAGTCGTGTACAAGCATGCACTTAAAAATGCCGCCATCCCCGTGCTCACCGTCATCGGTCTTCAGACTGGCTCGCTACTGGGCGGCGCGGTGCTGACAGAGACCATTTTTGCATGGCCCGGTATCGGACGGTACATTTTTGAAGCGATCAGCTCGCGTGACTACCCTGTCATTCAAAGCGGGATTCTGATCATTGCGTTCCTGTTCGTCATCATTAATCTGATTGTCGATTTGCTGTACGCGGTTCTTGATCGGCGTATCCGTTATCAGTAA
- the nikC gene encoding nickel transporter permease, translating into MSQFSMEPNNIPTTRHTLAHVPVVSGPWRDAWRAFRYNKMAFVGLSIIIFFVIIALIAPWIAPFDYKAQNLVDRLQPPSAEHWFGTDDLGRDLLTRTLYGARISLWVGFLSVIGSMIVGTALGLVAGFYGKWADMIISRLFDILLAFPGILLAIAIVAILGPSLENALYAIAIVNVPTYGRLVRSKVLSVKTEEYITSARALGANNVRIILRYILPNSLTPIIVQGTLGIGTAIIEAAALGFLGLGAQPPEPEWGKMLSDSRQYIQNAPWTVIFPGISIMLTVLGFNLMGDGLRDVLDPRAKR; encoded by the coding sequence ATGTCACAATTTTCGATGGAACCCAACAACATACCGACAACACGCCATACATTGGCTCATGTGCCTGTTGTGTCCGGCCCTTGGAGAGACGCGTGGAGGGCTTTCCGATACAATAAAATGGCATTCGTCGGCCTGAGCATTATTATCTTCTTTGTCATCATCGCTTTGATCGCTCCGTGGATTGCTCCTTTTGATTATAAAGCGCAGAATTTGGTGGATCGTTTGCAGCCTCCTTCCGCAGAGCACTGGTTCGGGACGGACGATCTCGGCCGGGATTTGCTGACTCGTACGCTGTATGGGGCCAGAATCTCGTTGTGGGTCGGTTTTTTGTCCGTCATTGGTTCGATGATTGTAGGAACGGCTTTAGGTTTAGTCGCGGGATTTTACGGAAAATGGGCAGACATGATCATCTCGCGACTGTTCGACATTTTACTGGCGTTTCCGGGGATTCTGCTGGCGATTGCTATCGTTGCTATTTTAGGACCTTCACTGGAAAATGCCCTGTATGCTATTGCTATCGTCAACGTGCCGACATACGGACGGTTGGTTCGCTCCAAAGTGCTCAGTGTCAAAACCGAGGAATACATCACTTCTGCCAGAGCGCTTGGGGCGAATAATGTACGAATCATACTCCGGTATATTTTGCCGAATAGCTTGACACCGATTATCGTGCAAGGAACGCTGGGGATAGGAACGGCGATCATTGAAGCGGCAGCGCTTGGATTTCTCGGCTTGGGCGCACAACCTCCTGAACCGGAGTGGGGTAAAATGCTGTCGGATTCACGCCAATATATCCAGAATGCGCCATGGACCGTTATTTTTCCGGGTATATCCATTATGCTGACCGTATTGGGCTTTAACCTGATGGGTGACGGCTTGCGGGATGTGCTGGACCCGAGGGCGAAGCGTTAG
- a CDS encoding deoxyguanosinetriphosphate triphosphohydrolase family protein, which produces MTWQNKREHRQFPEQTRSDASRAAYERDYSRLIHSPTFRRLQGKSQVFGAGTGDYYRTRLTHSLEVAQIAREAARSLLRRHPEVELEQADNAGLIIDPEVVECASIAHDFGHPPFGHKGEEVLDGILDQLIETKVEKIAAAGGFTPDSKQGLETYARERQIYEHFEGNAHNFRLIMFLEKRENVDGLNLSDAVLLGINKYPYPGIWNKKGMYLHEWEYIRSIREDWGIPDGQKTLEAQLMDLCDDIAYSAHDLEDGIKAGKIEVHEHFLYDPYLIRLITEKITTLEDSFWQGWQLAQIEQKVAAVLSEFLKVWNGKMPMCEHDYSRTRREVKAYWVSLFVSSLGVIDAGNWKKVTFVRDGSEDLDMLRTVSVLKSFAWVTMIRDLRVQRLQKRSEWMLRRLWLAFLDPETSKSIIPSDWLQRFERDQGKAKPIWTWEHMVIDYIAGMTDAFAEKIYNELYGLKVGSIYDLD; this is translated from the coding sequence ATGACATGGCAAAACAAGAGAGAGCATCGGCAGTTTCCGGAACAGACACGAAGCGACGCTTCACGGGCAGCATATGAACGGGATTACTCCCGATTGATCCATTCACCGACCTTTCGTCGGCTGCAAGGCAAATCTCAGGTTTTTGGCGCAGGCACAGGCGATTATTATCGTACACGGCTGACGCATTCGCTGGAGGTAGCACAGATTGCACGCGAAGCGGCACGCAGCTTGCTACGGCGCCATCCCGAGGTGGAGCTGGAGCAGGCGGATAACGCCGGGCTGATTATTGACCCCGAGGTGGTGGAATGTGCGTCCATTGCGCATGATTTTGGTCATCCACCGTTCGGGCACAAGGGCGAAGAGGTACTGGACGGCATTTTGGATCAGTTGATCGAGACGAAGGTGGAAAAGATAGCGGCTGCCGGAGGCTTCACTCCTGATTCCAAGCAGGGGCTAGAGACATATGCACGTGAGCGGCAAATCTACGAGCACTTTGAGGGGAACGCACACAATTTTCGACTCATTATGTTTTTGGAGAAGCGTGAGAATGTAGATGGTCTGAATTTGTCGGATGCTGTTTTACTAGGGATCAACAAGTACCCGTATCCGGGGATTTGGAATAAAAAAGGGATGTACCTGCATGAGTGGGAATACATTCGTTCCATCCGCGAGGATTGGGGAATTCCTGATGGTCAGAAGACGCTGGAGGCCCAGCTTATGGACCTGTGCGACGATATTGCGTATTCCGCGCATGATCTGGAGGACGGAATTAAGGCAGGGAAAATAGAGGTGCACGAGCATTTTTTGTATGATCCGTACTTGATCCGTCTGATTACAGAAAAAATCACCACGTTGGAGGATAGCTTCTGGCAAGGCTGGCAGCTAGCTCAGATCGAACAGAAGGTAGCGGCTGTGCTTAGCGAATTTTTGAAGGTATGGAATGGCAAGATGCCGATGTGTGAACACGATTATTCCCGCACCCGGCGTGAGGTGAAAGCGTACTGGGTCAGTTTGTTCGTCAGCAGCTTGGGTGTAATTGATGCGGGAAATTGGAAAAAGGTTACTTTTGTGCGGGATGGAAGCGAGGATCTCGATATGCTTCGCACCGTGAGTGTGCTGAAAAGCTTTGCCTGGGTCACGATGATCCGTGATCTGCGCGTGCAGCGGCTGCAAAAACGGAGTGAATGGATGCTCAGACGGCTGTGGCTGGCTTTTCTCGATCCAGAGACATCCAAGTCCATTATTCCGAGTGATTGGCTCCAACGCTTTGAACGTGATCAGGGCAAGGCCAAACCGATTTGGACATGGGAGCATATGGTCATTGATTATATTGCAGGGATGACCGATGCTTTTGCCGAGAAAATCTATAATGAGCTGTATGGTTTGAAGGTAGGTTCCATTTACGATCTGGACTAA
- a CDS encoding MsnO8 family LLM class oxidoreductase has protein sequence MGSQPIPAKSLNLGVLDMVPLLPGNRPEQAVQWAGELARRAEAWGYTRYWTSEHHDMEGLASSSPEVLLAHIGAVTRKIKLGAGAILLPHYSPVKVAEWFHLLATLYPGRVELGLGRAPGGGPHASMALSGNFLQHVAELPQTMEALLALLEGTYEYEQVPVFARPMPEQPPALWMLGTNRKSAEYAARYSTGYVFGQFMSEQDTRDMLSIYRSGFQPSKRMDKPRTMVAVGAICASTNEQAQRWAAQITMGDPAMRANWLVGTPADVAKRLRSLQVEYDNDEFLLVTPIPNYEQRLQSYRLIADAVNCDSK, from the coding sequence ATGGGTTCTCAGCCTATACCTGCCAAATCACTGAATCTGGGGGTACTGGATATGGTACCGTTGTTGCCCGGAAACCGACCGGAGCAGGCCGTTCAATGGGCAGGAGAGCTGGCCAGACGTGCGGAAGCGTGGGGCTATACGCGCTACTGGACTTCGGAGCATCATGATATGGAGGGGCTTGCTTCCTCCAGTCCGGAAGTGTTGCTGGCTCACATCGGGGCAGTGACTCGGAAAATCAAGCTGGGGGCAGGCGCTATTTTGCTTCCGCATTATAGTCCGGTCAAGGTTGCAGAATGGTTTCATCTGCTGGCGACTCTATATCCGGGCAGAGTCGAGCTGGGTCTCGGGAGAGCCCCCGGTGGAGGACCGCATGCTTCGATGGCGCTGAGCGGCAACTTTCTCCAGCATGTGGCTGAACTGCCACAGACGATGGAAGCGCTGCTGGCTTTGCTGGAAGGTACCTACGAGTATGAGCAGGTGCCCGTGTTTGCCCGTCCGATGCCTGAACAGCCACCTGCGCTGTGGATGCTGGGTACCAACCGTAAAAGTGCCGAATACGCCGCCCGGTATTCAACTGGCTATGTGTTCGGTCAATTTATGAGTGAGCAGGATACGAGAGATATGCTGAGCATTTACCGTTCCGGCTTTCAGCCGTCCAAACGAATGGACAAGCCCCGTACGATGGTTGCTGTCGGGGCCATATGTGCCTCAACGAATGAACAGGCGCAACGATGGGCTGCACAGATTACGATGGGTGACCCGGCGATGCGGGCTAATTGGCTGGTGGGAACACCAGCGGATGTTGCCAAACGGTTGCGCAGCTTGCAGGTTGAGTACGATAATGATGAATTTTTGTTAGTCACACCCATTCCCAATTATGAGCAGCGGCTTCAATCCTACCGTCTTATAGCAGATGCCGTAAATTGTGATTCTAAATGA
- a CDS encoding methyltransferase domain-containing protein, which yields MNRYEINSSAMNMQRYIYTYACHETERELCLLELKSLFGHSSAHDSMLLSHRRLEPGTSPFIHLRLDVAANAGTLDELCEVASAIQLEEGKTFKVLCLKEGDNVADYDERRGIERRIGARIRGQAQMKEPDVTLGVIRVGERWLLGKCIYSDRSWLERRHKPQNYSTGLPVLVAKALVNLAVNDIAVQDIDGGRLKLLDPCCGMGNVMIEALSMGKDIRGCDINPLAVRGARVNLRHFGYEEDRVKLGDMNLLEGTYDAAILDMPYNLCSVLPADEQKQMLRSLRRLAARAVVVSTEPMAALLSESGWTLTEQCRIHKTGMSREIWICE from the coding sequence ATGAACAGATATGAAATAAATAGTTCTGCTATGAATATGCAAAGATACATATATACTTACGCGTGTCATGAAACCGAGCGAGAGCTGTGTCTTTTGGAGTTGAAAAGCTTGTTCGGTCACTCCTCTGCGCATGATTCCATGCTGCTGTCCCATCGGCGGTTGGAGCCGGGCACCAGCCCATTCATCCATCTTCGGCTGGATGTGGCCGCAAATGCGGGTACGCTGGACGAACTTTGCGAAGTAGCCTCCGCAATTCAACTTGAAGAAGGGAAGACCTTCAAGGTCCTGTGTCTCAAGGAAGGCGACAATGTGGCAGACTATGACGAGCGACGCGGAATAGAAAGACGCATTGGCGCACGTATTCGAGGGCAGGCACAAATGAAAGAACCGGATGTCACCCTGGGTGTCATACGGGTAGGGGAGCGGTGGCTGCTCGGCAAGTGCATATACAGCGACAGATCGTGGCTGGAGCGCCGTCATAAGCCGCAAAACTATTCCACCGGACTACCAGTGCTGGTAGCCAAAGCGCTTGTGAATTTAGCAGTGAATGATATAGCAGTACAGGATATAGATGGGGGCCGATTGAAGCTGCTGGACCCGTGCTGTGGCATGGGCAATGTGATGATTGAAGCATTGAGCATGGGAAAAGATATTCGCGGTTGTGATATCAACCCGCTGGCGGTACGCGGGGCACGCGTGAATTTGCGTCATTTTGGATATGAAGAGGATCGGGTAAAGCTGGGAGATATGAATCTGCTGGAGGGAACCTATGATGCGGCCATATTGGATATGCCCTATAACCTGTGCTCCGTGCTCCCTGCCGATGAACAAAAGCAGATGCTGCGCAGTTTGAGACGCTTGGCTGCACGAGCGGTAGTCGTAAGCACGGAGCCGATGGCAGCATTGCTGTCCGAGTCAGGCTGGACCCTCACGGAGCAATGCCGTATACATAAGACAGGTATGAGCCGGGAAATATGGATCTGTGAGTAG
- a CDS encoding D-2-hydroxyacid dehydrogenase: MGTIVSLHQLTAEQEKQVRAAAPGYELIIGKAQELKPEQIRQAEVILGWSKHISEAALQPDSKLKWIQTWSAGIDKLPLAELEKRHIFLTNTSGVHAVPITEQIFGMLLSHTRYLQQAALLQRQKTWQPPKGELTELRGKTLLITGVGEIGRETARIAEAFGMRVIGVRRSGKDAPHVKRMYTNEQLHEALGEANIVVNILPFTEETRHFFDEKAFAAMRKGAFFINVGRGGTVHTDALVRSLEQKHIAFAGLDVFEEEPLPASHPLWSLENVLITPHIAGDTDHYAERAVDIFLTNLKAYAADQELPLNLVNYKTQY, encoded by the coding sequence ATGGGAACCATTGTAAGTTTACACCAGCTTACCGCAGAGCAAGAAAAGCAAGTTCGTGCAGCAGCTCCGGGCTATGAGCTGATCATTGGTAAGGCCCAGGAGCTGAAGCCTGAACAAATCCGACAGGCAGAGGTCATTTTAGGCTGGTCCAAGCATATTTCCGAAGCAGCTTTGCAGCCAGACAGCAAGCTGAAATGGATACAGACCTGGTCGGCGGGTATTGATAAGCTGCCACTTGCAGAGCTGGAAAAGCGTCATATTTTTCTTACCAATACAAGTGGCGTTCATGCCGTTCCGATTACGGAGCAAATCTTTGGGATGCTGCTGTCGCATACACGTTATTTACAGCAAGCAGCTCTCTTGCAGCGTCAGAAAACATGGCAGCCACCGAAAGGCGAGCTGACGGAATTACGTGGCAAAACGCTGCTGATTACAGGCGTGGGTGAAATCGGCCGTGAAACGGCGCGGATTGCTGAAGCCTTTGGCATGCGAGTGATCGGAGTCCGGCGTTCCGGCAAGGATGCCCCACATGTAAAGCGCATGTATACAAATGAGCAATTACATGAAGCGCTAGGAGAAGCGAATATCGTGGTGAATATTTTGCCATTCACCGAGGAAACCCGTCACTTCTTTGACGAAAAGGCATTTGCAGCCATGCGTAAGGGAGCTTTCTTCATTAATGTAGGTCGTGGCGGCACTGTCCATACGGATGCACTTGTGCGCTCTCTGGAGCAAAAGCATATTGCCTTTGCCGGACTGGATGTATTCGAGGAAGAACCCCTACCCGCGTCGCATCCGCTGTGGAGTCTGGAGAATGTCCTGATCACGCCGCATATTGCAGGCGACACGGACCACTACGCTGAACGTGCAGTAGATATCTTCCTCACCAATTTGAAAGCCTATGCAGCCGATCAGGAGCTACCGCTGAATTTGGTCAACTATAAAACTCAGTATTAA
- the thpR gene encoding RNA 2',3'-cyclic phosphodiesterase: protein MNGLPLVVPQTAQTQRLFTAIALPSEHKKELRCWVEQDVNEFSFRKWTDFRDYHVTLQFLGDVATKDIPELEQALFQAAAAHSPFTLGIGEPGTFGRDGFPRVLWRGVTGQKDSLNQLHQSIVEAIESLGFKPEERPYRPHITVARSYIGQQPIPASMLQSDDRIGEPWEVGEFVLYATRMGQKPMYQIIQTIPLLRRNP from the coding sequence ATGAACGGATTACCGCTGGTAGTACCGCAAACAGCACAAACACAAAGACTTTTTACCGCGATTGCTCTCCCGAGCGAGCATAAGAAGGAGTTACGCTGCTGGGTGGAACAGGATGTTAACGAGTTTTCTTTTCGCAAATGGACCGATTTCAGGGATTACCACGTGACACTTCAGTTCCTGGGGGATGTGGCGACCAAGGATATACCGGAACTGGAACAGGCTTTATTTCAGGCGGCCGCTGCACATTCCCCGTTCACTCTCGGCATTGGCGAACCGGGGACTTTTGGACGAGATGGATTTCCGCGTGTGCTATGGAGGGGAGTTACGGGGCAGAAGGATTCTTTGAACCAACTCCACCAATCCATAGTTGAGGCTATCGAATCGCTTGGTTTTAAGCCCGAGGAACGGCCTTACAGGCCCCATATCACAGTAGCACGTTCGTATATAGGGCAACAGCCTATTCCGGCGTCTATGCTTCAGTCCGATGACCGGATAGGTGAGCCGTGGGAAGTGGGAGAATTTGTTTTGTACGCGACCCGAATGGGCCAAAAACCAATGTACCAAATAATTCAAACGATCCCATTATTGAGGAGAAACCCTTGA
- a CDS encoding cell wall hydrolase codes for MEIVKEHRWFAPLLSVLLVCILGVGLYAEVQQTQKNHKNAPMQSLSWSGNSSAPSHGDRMETHNGSNRTSPIFAKAHQQPSWKQIMPTPLPASQMKQAGQARSNAATGVKKPEVQHSKSAILTPPTTIYFTKTQMLSQDDKALSTWSYPVSAKELLLLQKIVMAEAEGEPYEGKVAVANVVLNRLRSAPFPDSIQAVIYQKAQFSPVANGRLRRVQPNEDSIRAVTAALNGHKAVPDNTCFFLSLTLAQDLTVHHSRTKVKTIGHHTFYK; via the coding sequence ATGGAAATCGTTAAAGAACATCGTTGGTTTGCACCTCTTTTGAGTGTGCTGCTTGTTTGTATATTGGGGGTAGGCCTCTACGCTGAGGTTCAACAAACACAAAAAAATCATAAAAATGCACCTATGCAATCTCTGAGCTGGTCAGGGAATTCTTCGGCTCCTTCACACGGGGACAGGATGGAGACCCATAACGGGTCAAACAGGACAAGTCCCATCTTTGCCAAGGCTCACCAACAGCCGAGCTGGAAACAAATCATGCCGACTCCGTTACCCGCTTCCCAGATGAAGCAGGCGGGACAAGCCCGGAGCAATGCTGCAACCGGCGTGAAAAAACCTGAAGTCCAGCATAGCAAGTCCGCAATTCTTACCCCTCCTACAACCATCTACTTTACGAAGACACAAATGCTCTCTCAGGATGACAAGGCGTTGTCTACCTGGAGCTATCCTGTCTCCGCTAAAGAACTGCTCCTGCTACAAAAAATAGTCATGGCAGAAGCAGAAGGCGAACCGTACGAAGGCAAAGTGGCAGTTGCCAACGTTGTCTTAAACCGGCTGCGGTCAGCCCCATTTCCCGATTCGATCCAGGCAGTGATTTATCAAAAAGCGCAATTTAGTCCGGTTGCGAACGGGCGTCTTCGTCGTGTTCAGCCCAACGAGGACAGTATTCGTGCGGTTACGGCTGCTTTGAATGGCCATAAAGCCGTGCCTGATAATACCTGTTTTTTCCTGTCGCTGACGTTGGCTCAGGATCTTACGGTTCATCATTCGCGTACCAAAGTGAAAACAATCGGTCATCATACTTTTTATAAATAA
- a CDS encoding metal-dependent hydrolase, translated as MKITYYGHSAVLVEEEGKRIIMDPFLTGNPKAAVKAEDIQVDAVLLTHGHADHFGDAVEIAKRNDCPVIAVAELADYCSSQGAKAHGMNLGGGHQFDGFHVKFTLAFHSSSLTVDGQTIYMGEPAGILLTIGGKTFFHAGDTALFGDMRLIGETNSIDAAVLPIGDGYTMGPEDALLAAKWLRASRVIPVHYNTFPGIEQDGNAFCDRLNKEGIKGTALNPGESLEF; from the coding sequence ATGAAAATCACATATTACGGACATTCAGCTGTGCTGGTGGAGGAAGAGGGCAAACGGATTATTATGGATCCTTTTTTGACAGGGAATCCTAAAGCGGCAGTAAAAGCTGAGGATATTCAGGTGGATGCAGTGCTGTTGACGCATGGTCATGCGGATCATTTTGGAGATGCTGTTGAAATTGCCAAGCGCAACGATTGCCCTGTGATCGCGGTGGCGGAATTGGCTGACTATTGTTCATCTCAGGGAGCCAAGGCTCACGGTATGAACCTTGGGGGCGGTCACCAATTTGACGGCTTCCATGTAAAATTCACACTTGCGTTCCACAGTTCCTCTTTAACGGTGGATGGACAAACGATATATATGGGTGAGCCTGCGGGCATTTTATTGACCATAGGCGGCAAAACATTTTTCCATGCTGGCGATACTGCCCTGTTTGGCGATATGCGTCTCATTGGGGAAACCAACTCGATAGATGCTGCTGTATTACCGATTGGTGACGGTTATACAATGGGACCAGAGGATGCACTACTGGCAGCCAAATGGCTCCGGGCAAGCCGCGTAATACCGGTGCATTACAATACATTTCCGGGGATCGAGCAGGATGGGAACGCCTTCTGTGACCGTCTGAACAAAGAAGGGATTAAGGGAACAGCCCTGAATCCCGGCGAAAGCCTCGAATTTTAA